A region of the Culex quinquefasciatus strain JHB chromosome 1, VPISU_Cqui_1.0_pri_paternal, whole genome shotgun sequence genome:
CTCAACGATGGCCGAACCTCTTATCGATCCACGCAGGCATCGATCTCTTGCACATCTCAACGATGGCCGAACCTCTTATCGATCCACGCAGGCATCGATCTCTTGCACATCTCAACGATGGCCGAAAACCCTTATTTTAGATCATATCTGCAAACACAAGATCTTCTCATCTCAAAAGGAATCTTAGCTCGATCTCAGGTTTTGCTAATACAAAACCATCAGTTTgctcgtttacatacattcaaaatacaaaatgatAACTTTCACTTCAGTTCAGATTGTATACACACAATGGTACCAATACGTATGTTTTAccaccttttttttttcaaaccctgTTCCTGCTGTTTGCAACCAACTTACACTTCCagcagattttattttttcaaactcaatattttaaaataacgtTGCAAACATCCCTAACATAAACTTCCAAAACAAACCAGCTAAGCCAAATTTCCCTCCTTGTCTTGATACTTAGTTTAACTAACAAGTTATCGtacccaataaaacaacaaattacaaattataaaatttaaatcaatataAACTTAGTAACTTTTGGAAGCAATTCACATTCTAACTCTCACCTTATTTTATTACCTTTGGTCTTTGTTtactgtttttaaataaatctctAACAAACGCCAATACTAATAATCATACaaagaaaccaaaacaaaaacaattatttttttcacaatctcACAATTACCTCTAACATGTCAGCACTTTCCCCTACAAATGAGATGCTGCACAGCATCCGCGGTTCaacaaaaaacgcaaaaaacaagcacacacacaaacactgttgaaaacaatcaaacaaaaacacttATAACActttaacacttttttattttctcagcagctattttttttttatcctcgTCGCCAATTGTAGAGTCCTAATTATTCTGTGTCTCGCTCCGTGTGCACTACTATTGTTCTGCGATGGCCTTCCACCCGTCCGCCCGCTAGCCATCGATTCATCGCGTCTGTCCGTACGACTCACAATCATTCCCTCTGCTCAGGCCGGTGGCTTACTAACAATAATCCACCACGCGCTCTTCTGTCATAATCCACAATAATGCATAGGTTGCATACAAGGTGTGATGCAAGCGCGATATACGCATGCAAGTTTGACTTGCGTCGCATAGGACCCTACagtcattcgctgccctacgGGAGAAAGAAAGTAAGCAAATCAAATCCATTCAATTTACAGAACGCGCACATTTATTTATTACTTCAATAGCGCAATAACAAATCCATTTTGTTCAGACACTTTTCCAGCTAATCCAGCTCAAATTCAATATCATCTTTATCGACGGGAGCCTGCTCTTTTTCCTCGCCGTGCCGTGCCTCCACCTGCTGCCGGAACTTTTGCATCGCCATGTTGCACACCGCGCCAAAGACAAACCGTTGCGACCTCGGCAAGTTCGCACTCAGCTCGCGAATCATGCCCTGTATCTTTTGCAGCTGCCCTTCGTCAGGCTGGCCCGACGAGAAAATGATCTCCTTCATGGCCATGTTGAACAGTAACCCGCACGCCACCTTCTGTTCCGGACCCAACATCGAGCCCATCTCCCGCGAAAGATTCCGGATAGTTTCCAACTTCTCGCGGTCCAGCTCCATGGAAGCCATCTTACTCGCGGACGACACTTCGCCCACGTCCTTCTGCTTCTGCTTGACCTCGTCGCTACTGCGTTCGGAACCTGTTTCAGGAATTGCCTCTCCTTCCTTATTCGACGCCGCTGCCCTTTCGGCCTTCCACCGCAAAAAGTTGTCCATAAACTTGCCGATGAACGATTTCAAGTGCTCGAGCTTTCGTTCGCTCAACTCCTCCTTGGGCTTCCAGATCCGGGTGGAAGGTCCCTCGAGCGGATCGTAGTCCAGGTTTAGGTTAGGTCCGGACATGGCGGCTATTTGATCGGCGATTGGCTAAAAATGCTATTTGTCCTTATTATGACCACACGCAAGTCTTGAAAAACTTACCCAGTTTGGGGATAGAACCGTTTGGAAGTGGCCTGGATCAAGCCGGGAACCGGTTTTCCTGAGGGAAATCGAATCAGAATGACGGAGGGAATCCAAACAACACCATTTGCCGTCAGAAATGTCAAATCGAATTGACAACTTTGTTACACGTACGTGTTTGTGGGTTTACTCAATATTCGAGTAAAGTTTAGTTTGAAACCCTGCTGATGTTATAGTGAATAAATGGAACTCGCAACTGGGTCCTATAGCCtgtattgatttttatgttcGGCAAACTTTATCATAATTCTATTTAAAGGCTAGTACagaactgtttacaaaaatttacaaccaaaaaaatcactaaaagtaaaagtgtctatttaaattgttaaactgccttacccaaagcgttcttatggtacgttcgtttgaaaagccggtgcggcactgagtgccacactcgtcggtgccagttttggttcaatcgaacgtcatttgtcagtgcgcgtggaactcgcatgaaactgaaaaaaaatcgagtgcggcactagagtttcagttccaagatggcggcgaaactcgtgcggaactagcgcgagtttcttcaaagaaacactttgacagctctgaagCCTGATCTACATCGGGAAACTGCTGCGATCCTACGCTGCGCCGCGATGACAGATGTAAAAAAATTTCGTTCTAAAAACGCAGACTTTCCTGCGAGTATCTACAATGAGCTGCGTTGGTTGCTGTGATTTCCCATTTGGAACTGTCAACGCAGAAATCctgcgaaaattttcatttatttcaaaatttagaacatGCGACCTGCGGTCTGCAATTTTAGTACAGAATCGCAGCAACGCAGCATtgtcattgtagaagatcagattgatTTGCACGTGTTCAAAACTTGCGCTTGCAACTGCGATCCTGCGAGTTTCCTATTGTAGACCAGGcttgagtgcggcactcagtgtggaactagccatcaaacgaacgtaccattagtctcagatggtagtcccagatgtcccctacaagctgcaggtcgaatctggatatctggatggaacacttttttatttgagtttgaaaataatactattttttcactaaaatgccaataactccctttaaatttaacaaattgggatgctctaccctgcattttgttgatttttttaagcccttttatatgcattttgaattttgagaataaattgaattgtgcataagttaaagcaattttataatttttgacgtttttgaaccttcaaactttgtgccCCGATTTgacccacttcccgttgacctaaagTGCTCATTTTTTGAATAGAtgctcgggtgagttttcaaaaagccgtaagagccaccgtgacctccgacactaattttcgttttctccaaattgcaataaaatttcatttatgttTAGTTTGGAGCACttaaaggacgtgtagatgagcAATCTCAAGcctttttgaaattggtttttcgaAACCAAtcggtcgaataccgatgccaaaaggactttttttaccaatggctcttacgtccttttgaaaactaatccgagatatgtacaaacaacccctgaaaatttcaggcagattggtgaggtcgatacGAGATGggtacactcaaagtaaaaagtatccttttttcaagttcacccgtcgtcaccctttaaacgggtttcgaaaatgtactgaatttgacatacccttttaaaagggtgacgccgggtgaactttaaaaaaggatagaaagtatcctttttgaggattgaaagtacccttttgagggatacttctgatCTTGGTACACTCGTGACGTGCGACAACGATGTGAGCTGCGAAGTGAAACGGCG
Encoded here:
- the LOC119765076 gene encoding uncharacterized protein LOC119765076 codes for the protein MSGPNLNLDYDPLEGPSTRIWKPKEELSERKLEHLKSFIGKFMDNFLRWKAERAAASNKEGEAIPETGSERSSDEVKQKQKDVGEVSSASKMASMELDREKLETIRNLSREMGSMLGPEQKVACGLLFNMAMKEIIFSSGQPDEGQLQKIQGMIRELSANLPRSQRFVFGAVCNMAMQKFRQQVEARHGEEKEQAPVDKDDIEFELD